The genomic segment TCGAGGGCCAACTGGGCAAAATTTACAAATTCATCACTGTTGACGCCCTGCATGGCAACCACGTTTATTTTAATGCAAAAGCCCAGCTCTTCCGCAGCGCAAATGCCCCGCCATACTTGAGCAAAGAGGTCCCGTTTAGTGATTTCGAAGAATTTTTTCGCCTGAAGAGAATCAAGGGATATATTAAGTTGTCGCACTCCATACTGCCAGAGTCTCTCTGCATAATCGGCTAGCAAAACACCATTGGTGGTAAGCGACAGTTGCTCAAGGCCCCTATCTTTTTTAAGCTCTTGAATAAACTCAAGGACACCTCGTCTAACCAGTGGCTCGCCACCGGTTAGACGAATCTTCCGTATACCCATGGCAGTTGCCAAGCGGCTTACCCGGAGAATTTCTTCGTAGGTTAAAAGGTCTGCATGCTGTAGAATAACACCTGTTGTCGTATGTCTACCATCTTCATCCTCTGGCATACAGTAGATACAACGGAGGTTGCAACGGTCCGTTAAGGATATTCTTAAATAGGAAATATTACGGTCATATTTATCCACAAGAGGCAGTGGGGAAGGCTGTTGTTTGAGCACGATTTTTATTTCTCCTATACATGGGCAGGGGTAAAAGTTGACTTGCAAAGTACTCGCCAATATACTTTCATCCTTGATTTGATAATAAGCATATAGTACAGGATTGTTCTTAACGCTAGTGCATTTGAATTTCTTTTTAGAGAGATTTTTTTTTACAAAGATAGCCGGAATACATTTCATATGTATTCCAGGAAGATAAATATGATAATATTAGGCATAGAAAGTTCCTGTGATGACACCTCTGCAGCCGTTGTAATAGACGGAACGGCAATACAGTCAAACGTCATCAGTGGTCAGGAAGAAATTCATAATTGTTTTGGAGGTGTTGTCCCTGAACTTGCCTCCAGAAGTCATCTCAGCGCCATCCAACCCGTTGTTGAAAAGGCCCTGTCTGACGCTAAGATCAGCCTTGATGATATTGATCTCATTGCTACCACCCAGGGGCCGGGATTGAGTGGCTCGCTGTTGGTGGGCTATTCCTACGCTAAATCCCTCTCTCTGGT from the Desulfotalea psychrophila LSv54 genome contains:
- the moaA gene encoding GTP 3',8-cyclase MoaA, with protein sequence MLKQQPSPLPLVDKYDRNISYLRISLTDRCNLRCIYCMPEDEDGRHTTTGVILQHADLLTYEEILRVSRLATAMGIRKIRLTGGEPLVRRGVLEFIQELKKDRGLEQLSLTTNGVLLADYAERLWQYGVRQLNISLDSLQAKKFFEITKRDLFAQVWRGICAAEELGFCIKINVVAMQGVNSDEFVNFAQLALDRNFEVRFIEFMPMGESTSWKKERFISVDDIIADIKTVAQLTPCNHAKGAGPAKMYDISSADGRTGKIGFISPLSHHFCDQCNRLRLTSEGKLRSCLLNDKELDLKSVIRTGGSDEELMAIIRKSVLTKPKGHSFDGNGPEDGEKCSGQMSRIGG